Below is a genomic region from Vibrio cortegadensis.
ACTTTTTTGTCTTTTACCAATTCTGCGATCTTTTCAATCAAGCGAGCCTTGTTCACTTGATACGGGATTTCAGTGACAATAATGGTCTCTTTACCATTCTTCTCAACTTCAATATCCGCTTTTGAACGCATGTAAACTTTACCACGACCCGTTTTATAAGCATCAATGATGCCTTTACGTCCGCTGATCATAGCAGCCGTCGGGAAATCTGGGCCTGGGATGAATCCCATTAGCTCATCGATAGTAATGTCTTCATCATCAATAAACGCTAGGCAACCATCTACCACTTCACCTAAGTTATGCGGTGGAATATTCGTTGCCATACCTACTGCGATACCAGAAGCACCGTTAACCAATAGGTTCGGAATTTTTGTTGGTAAAACCGCAGGGATTTGCTCAGTACCATCGTAGTTAGGTACGTAATCTACCGTTTCTTTTTCTAAGTCAGCCAAAAGCTCATGAGCAATTTTCGACATTCGAACTTCGGTATAACGCATCGCCGCCGCTGAATCACCATCGATCGAGCCAAAGTTACCTTGACCGTCGACCAACATGTAACGAAGTGAGAATGGTTGTGCCATACGTACAATAGTATCGTATACCGCACTATCACCATGTGGGTGATACTTACCGATTACGTCACCCACTACACGGGCAGATTTTTTATATGCTTTGTTCCAATCATTACCAAGTACATTCATCGCGAACAATACGCGGCGGTGTACTGGTTTTAGGCCATCACGCACATCTGGAAGAGCACGACCAACGATAACTGACATCGCATAGTCTAGGTATGAACCTCGAAGCTCATCTTCAATGTTTACGGGCGTGATCTCTTTAGCTAGATCGCTCATAGAGCCATTTTCCCTCTATAGTCTGATCGTATTTTTAATACGTACAAGACCAAAAAATATAACACAAATTTACCTGATTCGGCATCACTTTCATCGTCCTTTTATCATGTTGTGAGCTTGGTGGCGAATCAATTGGTGAAAAATTGCACTGACGATTCATATCTTACTGAAAGTAGGTTGTTTTGCAGTCAATATAAATACATATTTTTGGACATTAAGCCACCACATGCAAAAACGACAATAACGCAATCTAGCATCATGGTTGCATTCTTCAATCTGACGTTAGACTATTACACCCATTCAGCACTTATTGTGAAACAACCTATGACGAAAAATATGATCAAAGATCAAGCATCAAACATCAGTTCTGGCAAACCTCAAAATGTCGACCCGTTAGAAATTAAGAAATTTGAAGATATGGCTTCTCGTTGGTGGGATCTCGAAGGTGAGTTCAAACCTCTACATCAAATCAACCCGCTGCGTCTAAATTATGTTTTAGAAAAAGCCGACGGTGTTTTTGACAAGACGATTCTTGATGTTGGCTGTGGAGGTGGCATTCTTGCTGAAAGTATGGCTAAAGAGGGCGCGATTGTTACTGGGTTAGATATGGGCAAAGAACCATTAGAAGTCGCACGATTACATGCATTAGAAACGGGAACAAAGCTCTCGTATATTCAAAGCACCATTGAGGATCACGCTCAAAGCCATCCCAATCATTACGATGTCGTCACTTGCATGGAGATGCTCGAACATGTGCCCGACCCACTCTCTATTATCCAGTCATGCGCAAAATTAGTGAAACCTGGTGGCCATGTCTTCTTCTCTACTCTCAACCGTAATATTAAATCTTATCTGTTTGCCATTGTCGGTGCTGAGAAACTATTAAAAATCGTTCCGGACGGAACTCACAACCATGACAAATTTATCCGTCCAGCCGAGCTCATCAAAATGGTAGACCAAACACCATTGCAAGAATTAGGGATCACAGGTCTACATTACAATCCGTTAATGGACACATATCGCTTAGGCCCAAATGTCGATGTGAACTACATTGTCCATACTCGATTAGTGTGATTTATTTTTCTCAAAAATATCTCTGAACTGAGTTGCATTTATCATATTTTTGATGCTCAGTTCAGCCTATTTTTCGTGCTCTAGATTCCATTTTGACCAACCCGTTTTTATTTTAACCACCACAAATCTGTTGCTCAGTTTGGTTCAAAGATCAAGGAATTTATTTTTGTTAATGGTCAAATTAAAAGCATCGGCAAACCATCAATTTCATTCAATCAAGTGCACCCTGTTACCATCAGTTAGTGGTTACTAACTGTTTTTTTTCTTTCCCCTACTTATCCACAGCCCTGTCCAAAACTGCTCCTTGAAAATAATCATAGATAGCACTATCTTGTAGCCACGAAACAACTTACCCCTATATCTTGTGTTTAGTCTACAATATATGGGTAGATTCAGATCACAAAGCCGCAGCGCAATTTACAATAATTGCAAACAAAAACACTCAAAATACGGCTTTTATCAGTTTTGTTAGGGAACTAAAGCAGAATGAACCAACAACTCACTGTCACCAAGCGTGATGGACGTAAAGAAAGCATTGATCTTGAAAAGCTACACCGTGTTATCACATGGGCAGCAGAAGGCCTTCATAACGTATCCGTATCTCAAGTAGAACTGAAAGCTCACATTCAGTTTTATGACGGTATTACTACTTCGGATATCCATGAGACCATCATTAAGTCAGCCGCAGATTTAATCTCTGAAGAGACACCTGATTATCAATACTTAGCCGCGCGTCTAGCAGTATTTCACCTTCGTAAAAAAGCATATGGCCAATACGAGCCACCAACTTTATACGATCATGTCTCGCGTTTAATTGATATGGGTAAGTATGATCAACACATCATGCAAGACTATACTCGCGAAGAGCTTAACCAACTTGATGGCATCATTGATCACCGCCGTGATTTGGATTTCTCTTATGCCGCCGTTAAGCAGCTTGAAGGTAAATACTTCGTTCAAAACCGTGTAACTAAAGAAATTTACGAGAGTGCTCAATTCTTGTATATCTTGGTTGCTGCGTGTTTATTTGCGAAATACCCAAAAGAGACACGCCTTGATTACATTAAGCGCTTCTATGATGCGGCTTCAACATTCAAGATCTCGTTACCAACACCAATTATGTCTGGTGTTCGTACTCCTACGCGCCAGTTTAGCTCATGTGTACTTATCGAATGTGGTGATAGCCTAGATTCAATCAATGCAACGGCGAGCTCAATTGTACGTTACGTATCTCAGCGTGCTGGTATCGGTATTAATGCAGGTCGTATCCGCGCTTTAGGCTCTGAAATCCGTAATGGTGAAGCTTTCCATACTGGTTGTATCCCTTTCTATAAATATTTCCAAACTGCGGTAAAATGTTGCTCTCAAGGTGGCGTTCGTGGTGGTGCGGCAACCGTATTTTATCCACTATGGCATGGTGAAGTTCAATCTCTATTAGTGCTTAAAAACAACCGTGGTGTTGAAGAGAACCGTGTTCGTCATATGGATTACGGTGTTCAGTTAAACAAACTGATGTACTCACGTTTGGTTGAAGGCGGAAATATCAGCCTATTCTCACCATCTGATGTACCCGGCCTTTACGATGCGTTTTTCGAAGATCAAGATGAATTTGAACGTCTGTATGTTAAATACGAAAACGATGCTTCTGTAAAACGAGAAACCGTTCGTGCAGTAGAACTATTCTCTCTCCTTATGCAAGAGCGAGCATCAACGGGT
It encodes:
- the ubiG gene encoding bifunctional 2-polyprenyl-6-hydroxyphenol methylase/3-demethylubiquinol 3-O-methyltransferase UbiG; protein product: MIKDQASNISSGKPQNVDPLEIKKFEDMASRWWDLEGEFKPLHQINPLRLNYVLEKADGVFDKTILDVGCGGGILAESMAKEGAIVTGLDMGKEPLEVARLHALETGTKLSYIQSTIEDHAQSHPNHYDVVTCMEMLEHVPDPLSIIQSCAKLVKPGGHVFFSTLNRNIKSYLFAIVGAEKLLKIVPDGTHNHDKFIRPAELIKMVDQTPLQELGITGLHYNPLMDTYRLGPNVDVNYIVHTRLV
- the nrdA gene encoding class 1a ribonucleoside-diphosphate reductase subunit alpha — encoded protein: MNQQLTVTKRDGRKESIDLEKLHRVITWAAEGLHNVSVSQVELKAHIQFYDGITTSDIHETIIKSAADLISEETPDYQYLAARLAVFHLRKKAYGQYEPPTLYDHVSRLIDMGKYDQHIMQDYTREELNQLDGIIDHRRDLDFSYAAVKQLEGKYFVQNRVTKEIYESAQFLYILVAACLFAKYPKETRLDYIKRFYDAASTFKISLPTPIMSGVRTPTRQFSSCVLIECGDSLDSINATASSIVRYVSQRAGIGINAGRIRALGSEIRNGEAFHTGCIPFYKYFQTAVKCCSQGGVRGGAATVFYPLWHGEVQSLLVLKNNRGVEENRVRHMDYGVQLNKLMYSRLVEGGNISLFSPSDVPGLYDAFFEDQDEFERLYVKYENDASVKRETVRAVELFSLLMQERASTGRIYIQNVDHCNTHSPFDSKVAPVRQSNLCLEIALPTKPLTNVDDDSGEIALCTLSAFNLGAIDSLDDLAELSELVVRALDALLDYQDYPLPAAYKSTMNRRTLGVGVINYAYYLAKNGVKYSDGSANALTHRTFEAIQYHLLKASVELAKEQGKCPLFDETNYAKGLLPIDTYKKDIDLICDEELHYDWDTLRQEIMTHGLRNSTLTALMPSETSSQISNATNGIEPPRGFVSVKASKDGILKQVVPDFANLKDNYELLWNIGSNNGYLHLVGIMQKFVDQAISANTNYDPSAYDSGKVPMKKLLQDLLTAYKFGVKTLYYHNTRDGAKDDQGDTAQPEDDDCEGGGCKI